In Pseudoalteromonas xiamenensis, the following are encoded in one genomic region:
- the ispA gene encoding (2E,6E)-farnesyl diphosphate synthase translates to MTLEQHITSARDRVEEFIAHYFSQSLATDKRLSDAMHYSLTIGGKRLRPFLVYTTGEMYNANLNDLDVLAAAIECIHTYSLIHDDLPAMDDDALRRGRPTCHIAFDEATAILAGDALQTLAFELISNHPFDVPAENVLAMFKVLTKATGMLGMAGGQAMDIAATNTPISLAQLESIHTLKTGALLQASIELGALCGRDVPEQDLKHLRDFGQKIGLAFQVQDDILDIIGDTFTLGKPQGSDQELNKSTYPAHLGLDGAKQFANQLVNESLYALDEMSRNSETLKQLARFIIERDH, encoded by the coding sequence GTGACCTTAGAACAACATATAACTTCGGCACGAGACCGTGTCGAAGAATTCATTGCACATTACTTCAGTCAATCTTTAGCCACAGATAAACGTTTATCTGATGCAATGCATTACAGTCTGACCATTGGTGGTAAACGTTTACGGCCTTTTTTGGTTTATACGACGGGAGAAATGTACAATGCGAATCTCAATGACCTTGATGTACTGGCCGCCGCGATTGAATGCATTCATACTTATTCCTTGATTCACGACGACTTACCTGCAATGGATGACGATGCGCTTCGTCGCGGAAGACCTACGTGTCATATCGCCTTTGACGAAGCTACTGCCATTTTAGCTGGCGATGCACTACAAACACTCGCATTTGAATTAATCAGTAATCATCCGTTTGATGTACCCGCTGAGAATGTTCTAGCAATGTTCAAGGTACTGACAAAAGCAACCGGGATGCTTGGTATGGCCGGCGGTCAAGCGATGGATATTGCCGCAACGAATACTCCCATATCGCTCGCTCAACTTGAGTCTATTCATACGCTTAAAACAGGCGCATTGCTTCAAGCGTCGATTGAACTCGGTGCTTTATGTGGGCGAGATGTCCCCGAACAAGATCTCAAACATTTACGAGATTTTGGTCAAAAAATTGGCCTCGCATTTCAGGTGCAAGATGATATTTTGGACATCATTGGCGATACCTTTACTCTCGGTAAACCTCAGGGTTCGGATCAAGAATTAAATAAGTCGACTTACCCTGCTCATTTGGGTCTCGATGGGGCAAAACAGTTTGCCAACCAATTAGTTAATGAGAGCCTTTATGCGCTTGATGAGATGTCCAGAAACAGTGAAACGTTGAAACAACTCGCTCGCTTTATCATTGAGCGTGATCACTGA
- a CDS encoding exodeoxyribonuclease VII small subunit yields MAVKKPENLSFEQAMDELATIVTEMEQGDMSLDHALKQFERGIGLANASASKLKQAEQKVAILMSNDPNADVTPFQEAE; encoded by the coding sequence ATGGCTGTAAAAAAACCAGAAAATCTCAGTTTTGAGCAAGCGATGGATGAACTCGCGACGATTGTAACTGAAATGGAACAAGGCGACATGTCTTTAGACCACGCCTTAAAACAATTTGAACGTGGAATTGGTCTTGCGAATGCATCAGCCAGTAAACTAAAACAAGCGGAGCAAAAGGTTGCTATCTTAATGAGTAACGACCCGAATGCCGATGTCACGCCTTTTCAAGAAGCAGAATAA